The genomic region GGCGGCCCACACCACCATTTCGATGCTGGGCACCACACCCACCATGGCGGGACTGATCACACCGACATGCAAGGTGAACAGGGCACCTGCCACACCAGCAAGGATTCCAGCCAGAGTGAAGGCGAACACTTTGTAAGGCACAGGATCGTACCCGAGGTAACGGGAACGGTTTTCACCGTCCCGGATGGCGAGCAATGTTTTGCCAAAATAAGTGCGCTCCAGCACCACGCCCACCACGAAAGTCAGGACCACGAAGCCCAGAGTGATCCAGTACAGCACTTTCTGCATCTCGGGGGTACCGTAGTTGAAGCCAAACAGGGTGCTGAAGTTGGTCAGGCCGTTGAACCCTCCGGTCACACCTTGCTGACTGGTCAGCAGGGTGGCAAAAGCCAGAGCGACCGCCTGGGTGATCAGGGACACGTAAACCCCGGTGATCCGGCGACGGAACAGCAGGTTCGCCATGATGAAACTGGCAATCCCCGGAACCACAAAAACCATGGCAACTGCAAAGAAGGGGTTTTTGAAGGGTTCCCACCATGCAGGCAGCGTGGTCATGCCGTTCCACATCATGAAGTCGGGGATTTCACCGGCAGGGAGGCCCACCAGTTTGAGGTGCATGGCGAGGGCATATCCGCCCAGTCCGAAGAACACCCCCTGTCCCAGAGACAAAACTCCACCTTTGCCCCAGCACCACACCAACCCGAGGGTCACCAGTGCGAGGGCCAGAAATCGTCCCAGCAGGGACAGGTTGTACCCATCCAGCAAGGACGGGGCGAAGGCCAGCACTGCAAACAGCACGGCCATGAATGGAAGTGCGAGTTTTTTCATGTTACGCCTCCTCGAGGGCACGGGATTTCATGACCACGATGCCTTTGGGTTTCCACTGCAAGAAAGCCACCACTGCGACCAGCAGCAGCACTTTGGCAAATGACACACTGGTGAAAGTTTGCAAACTGGCCGAGAACAGGCCCACCACAAAAGAAGCGATGGTGGTTCCCGCCAGACTGCCCAGACCACCCAGAATGACCACCAGGAAGGCGTCTACGATGTAGCTCTGTCCGACGGTGGGGGTCACAGGAGAAATCAGGGCGAGGGCTGCTCCGCCCAGACCGGCCAGTCCCGCCCCAATGGCGAACACCGTCATGTCGATCAGGCGGGTGTTCACCCCGAGGGTGGAGGCCACTTCACGGTTCTGGTTGACGGCACGCACCAGCATGCCCAGTTTGGTTTTGTTGATCAGCAAAATCAGGCCGCCCAGCACCACAAGGGCCAGCACAATCACAAAAATGCGCACGTGGGGAATGGTGAGTCCAGAGAGGGCACCTGAAAAATTGATGGCTCCGCTCAGCCACTCTGGGGCGGTCACTTCCACGCCGGTGGGTCCAAAAATCTGGCGGGCGGCTTGCTGCAAAATCAGGCTGAGGCCCCAGGTCGCCAGCAAGGTGTCCAGCGGCCTTCCATACAGCCTGCGGATCAGGGTGGTTTCCAGCAAAGCACCCAGAATGAAGGTGCCCACAAAAGCCAGAGGCAAAGCCAGCCAGATGGACGCGCCCGAGGGCAAAATCTGGTGGGCCAGAAACGCCAGATAGCCACCAATCATGATGAATTCCCCGTGGGCCATGTTGATGACCCGCATCAAACCAAAACTCAGGGCCAGTCCCAGAGCGGCGATCAGCAGGATTGAACCCACACTCACGCCGTTGAACAGTTGGCCTAAAAACAAAGCGGTGTCTCCCATACGTCCTCCTTCAGTGTTCAGTCGCCAGGGGCCTCTAGCGCTAAACCCGTCCGGTGCAAATTTGCACCTGGACGGGGAAAAACGGTCTAATCGTTAAACGCTCGGTTCAGGGCTTGCAGGTCTTGCCAGGGAAGGCCAGAGCGTCGTAAGGCTCGGGCTTGATGTTCTTCTTGCTGTCCCAGAGGATCTTGAATTGGCCTTCTGCAGTCAGTTGACCGACGTACGCGGTTTGGTACAGGCTCTGGTTGGCATCGAACTTGACTTTGCCCATGGGGGTGTTGATTTCTTTGAGGGTGACAGCAGCCTTGCGGACTTTGTCAGGCTCGAAGGATTTGGCTTTCTCGACGGCGGCTTTCCAGATGTACACGTCCACGTAGCCGTGAATCATGGGGTCGGTGATCAGTTCACCTTTGCCGTATTTGGCCTGATAGGCCTTGATGAAAGCTTTGTTGCTGGCGTTCGGCAGGCTCATGAAGTAGTTCCATGCAGCATAAGAACCTTCGAGGAGTTTGGGCCCAATGGCTTTGGCTTCCTGCTCAGCGATGGAGAAGCTCATCACGGGGTAGTCTTTGGCGGTCAGTCCAGCTGCGGCCATCTGTTTGAAGAAGGCCACGTTGGAGTCACCGTTGATGGTGTTGAAGATGATGGCAGGTCCGCCCGCTTTGATCTTGTTGATCACGCTGGAGAAGTCGGTTCCACCCAGAGGCACATACTCTTCACCGGTCACGGTGAGTTTTTCGTTTTCAATGTGCTTTTTCACGATCAGGTTGGCGGTTCTGGGGAACACGTAATCCGATCCGACCAGGAAGTACTTCTTGTAGCCTTTTTCAACGGCCCATTCGAAGGCAGGCAGGATTTGCTGGTTGGGTTGTGCGCCCGAGTACATGATGTTGGGGCTGCACTCGTTGCCTTCGAATTGCACAGGGTACCAGAGCAGGTTGTCGAGGCGCTCGAAGACAGGCAGCATGGCTTTTCTGGATGCGCTGGTCCAGCCACCAAAGACGGTGGAAACTTTGTCCTGCTCGATCAATTTCTGGGCTTTCTGGGCAAAGGTGGCAGGTTCACTGGCACCGTCTTCAATGACTGCAGCCACTTTCTTGCCCATCACGCCACCTTTTTTGTTGATCTCTTCAATGGCCAGCATGGTGGAGTTTTTGACGGTGATCTCGCTGATCGCCATGGTTCCGGTGAGGGAGTGCAGCACACCGACTTTCACTTCCTGGGCCTGGGCTCCTGCGAGCAACCCCATGCTGACACTCAAAACAGCAGAACCAGCAACTTTATGCAGAAAACCCGGACGTTTGTTTGCGAAAAAATGCATGTACCAACCCCCTAGTGCGTTATTATGCAGACTTCCGTCTACGCATGCAGTATAGGGAGAACCCTTTATTTTTGTCAACAAATTTTTTCTGAAAGATAAATTTTTGGTTGATTGTTTTGTATACCATCCGTTAATTTATCGTATCACACAACATATATCTAAATCTATACAGGATAAACATTGATTTTACAGGTCATAAATTTGCCATTCTCTAAAAACTATGCTTAAATGTATCTTGGATGATTACCCCATCAGCGAATTGACAAAAAATGCATATCCTCTTCCGGGTGGTTGTGGCCTGAAAAAGGCTGAAGAGGGCTCAAAAGCAGCTCAAATCAAAGGCCCGTTTTGGATTGCTCTGCAAAGACAGCTTTCTTATCCCAACCTCTTATAGAATGTTCCTCATGCTGATTTACCAGATTCAAGGCACTTTGGATGAACTCGATGCACAACTTCCTGCCCTCTGGGACGCTGGATGCACCGGAATGCAAGAAGTGAGTGGCACCGTACACGCCTACTTTGACCAGCGTGTGGAGGTCCCTCTGGTCGGAGAATGGGTGGTCGCCGATGACACCGACTGGCTCGAAAAATGGAAAGCCGACCTGAAGCCAGTCACTGTGGGCAAAATCACGGTGGTTCCCACCTGGCTGCAAAATGAAGCCCCAGAGCACGGCATCACCCTGATCATCGATCCGGGCATGGCGTTCGGCACCGGACACCACACCACCACCCAGTTCGCCATGGACGCCCTTCAGCGTCTGGATCTGCCCGGAAAAAGGGTGCTGGATGTGGGCGCAGGCACCGGACTGCTTGCTCTGGTGGCAGGCAAACTGGGCGGTCATGCCATGGGCGTGGACCTCGACCCCATCACCGTACCCATCGCCAGAGAAAACGCTGAGATCAACGGCCTGAACGTGCCTTTCCATCAAGGGGTGCTTTCAGACATCCTGGAGCAGGGACCGTGGGATGTGCTGGTGTGCAACCTGTTTGCAGAACTTCACGATGCCCTGATGGGAGAATACGCAGAGGCCCTGATTCCCGGCGGTGACCTGATCATGACCGGCATCCTGATCGACCGGATGCATCTGGTCACTGAAGCCCTTGAACGGGAAGGATTCTCTCTGGTCAGCACCGAAACCGAAGGCGAGTGGGCGCTGATTCTGGCCAAAAGCCCCCTATGAAAGTCCACGAAAAGCGTTTCAAAGTCGAGGTCCTGTCAGACACCATTGAATTGGACGGCCCCGAGGTCCAGCACATGCGGGTGTTGCGCCTGAAGCCCGGCGATGAAGTCCACCTGTTTGATGGCTCAGGCTGGGAAGCGAAAGCCAGAGTGGAGCACCTTGACAATTTCACCGCCACCCTGACCGTGATGGAAAAATTTCAGAACGATCTGGAGTTGCCCACATCCACCACGCTCGCTCTGGCCCTGCTCAAGGGAGACAAACTCGCCGATGTGGTCCGGGCCTGCACCGAACTGGGCATCAGCCGTTTCCAGTTGATCAAAACCCAGTACGCGGATGTGCCAGACCTCGGGGACAACAAGCTGGTGCGCCTCAGACGCATTGCCGAAGAGGCCAGCAAACAGTCCAGACGGGCCGTGGTGCCAGAGGTGCTCTCCCCCATTTCCATCAAGCAATTGCCCAGCGTTCAGCAAGGCTTTGTGGCCCATCCCGGCACCACAGACACCTTGCTGGGCCACCTGAAGTGGGAGCACGAAGTCTGGTTTGCCACCGGCCCAGAGGGCGGCTTCAGTGGTCCAGAAATCGAACTGCTGAAACAGAAAAACTTTCTGCCCATTACGCTCGGGAAACGCATCCTGAGGGCAGAAACCGCACCTGTGGCCTTGCTCGGGGCCATTGCATCTTCGGGGGTGTGACATGCGAAAACTGGCCGTCTTGATGTTGCCCTTGCTGCTCTCTGGGTGCACGTTTATCTCGTTTCCCATCGTTCCAGACCCTGTGCAGGCCACTTTTCCGGTTCTGCCCAAAACCGATGGACTGGTGCTGCAAGACACCACCCTGTTCCTGAAAGTCAGCATTCCCTCTGGCGAAGGGTATCTGGGGGTGATCTGGTACCAGCAGGACAAAGAACTGGGCCGTGAAAGCGTCTACATCGATGCACAGGTGCCAGAGGTGACCTTCAAAAAAACCGTTGATCCCAAGCTTTCATACCGGGCCATTTTGCTGTACCAGCAGAAAATCATCCGGCAATACGAGTACACTCCACCTCCGGCCCCCAAGCCCGAAACCCCACCCTCAGAAGAAAACCCCGAGGCACCCAAACCTGCTGTTCCACCCGAGGACAACAATGACCCCACTCCCTGAGCAGATGAAGTGGACCGCTCTGGTGGAGTGGGAAAAAGGCAGCACCACCCGTTACCGTTTTGAAAACGGTCAGGTGGTGTTTTACCGTGAGGATTCCCGTCCTGCACCTTGCAATTACGGCTGCATTCCAGCAGTCTTCAATCCAGCAGACACCGCCGAGGTGGATGTGATCTGGCTGGATGGCCCTTTGCCTGTGGGCTGGACCGGACCGATCCAGATCTCGGGTCTGCTGCATCTTGAAGATCAGGACCACAAGGTGCTGACCGGAGACCTGAAAAACATTCAGCCTGTGCTGGACTGGTTTCCCCCTGAAAGAGGGGCCAGAGTTCTGCCTGCACAGGCCGCTCTGGACTGGCTCAGGTCCTTGTGGCTTGAACCACCATCACATGGCTCTCTGCGCTGAGTGGGTCTCCTGAGAAAGAGCCCCAAAACTGGGCCTGCAAACCCACAGAAGAGAGCATCCACTCCAGCTCATAACGGGTGAAATACCGTTGGGTCAGGGTGTGGTGCTCTCTTTTCAATTGCCCATCTGCAAAGGTGGTGTCCACAAAATACTGGGTGGTGGCCAGCTGTTTGAGTCGGTCAATGCGCTGCATCACAAACACATCGCGCCTGAACTCTGGCGTGATGAAAGTTTCCCCTTCATGCCTGAGGACCCCTTCCAGCCCAAAACGGGGAACGTACACGTCAAACACAAACGTGCCTTCAGGAGACAGGTGTTTGGAGATGGCTTCCAGAGCCCTGCGTTGGTCCTGAGAGGTGTACAGGTGCATCAGGGCATTGAAAGGGGCCACAATCAGGTCGTAGGTTGCAGGGAAGTCAAAGTCCCGCATGTCGCCCTGCACCCAGTTCACATCCACGCCTTCTTGCTGGCTGTAGGCTCTGGCGTATTCAAGCATTCCAGAACTGAGTTCCAGAGCCGTGACCTGATGGCCACGGCGTGCCAGGGGAATGGTCACCCGGCCACTGCCCGCCCCGAGTTCCAGCACCCTGCCTGCAATGCGATCTGCAAGGCGTCCATAAAAGTGGATGTCGTCGTAATAACCCGCGTACTGCTGCTGGTAAAGGTCAGCGATTCCGGTGTAATCCATGCCTCAATCCACGCTCAGACGGTTTGCTGCTCACGTTTTTTTTGCTTTTTGCCGTAACGTTCCAGCAGGGTGTCCCGGTCAATGTAGATCAGACGAGCAGTGTTGTTTTTCCACTGGCCTGTGTACACAAAGCGGATCAGGTTGAAACCAAAGTACAAAAATGGGTTCCCTTTGCTCTGGGGCATTTCAGCGTACTGAAAACCGAGTTCTTCTCCAATTTTGTCCATCAGGCTGAGACCGAAAAACACCTGAATGTCCCGGTATTTGGGGTTGTTTTCGATTTCGCGGGCCAGATCCTGCATGGAACGGCGCACCATTTTCAAGGCAGAAAATTTGTTGTGGCGTGCCACTTTCACCATGCGGCGGTTGTGGAGGTGCAACTCTCCCTGCATCGAATGGTTCTCC from Deinococcus misasensis DSM 22328 harbors:
- a CDS encoding 50S ribosomal protein L11 methyltransferase yields the protein MLIYQIQGTLDELDAQLPALWDAGCTGMQEVSGTVHAYFDQRVEVPLVGEWVVADDTDWLEKWKADLKPVTVGKITVVPTWLQNEAPEHGITLIIDPGMAFGTGHHTTTQFAMDALQRLDLPGKRVLDVGAGTGLLALVAGKLGGHAMGVDLDPITVPIARENAEINGLNVPFHQGVLSDILEQGPWDVLVCNLFAELHDALMGEYAEALIPGGDLIMTGILIDRMHLVTEALEREGFSLVSTETEGEWALILAKSPL
- the urtC gene encoding urea ABC transporter permease subunit UrtC; this translates as MKKLALPFMAVLFAVLAFAPSLLDGYNLSLLGRFLALALVTLGLVWCWGKGGVLSLGQGVFFGLGGYALAMHLKLVGLPAGEIPDFMMWNGMTTLPAWWEPFKNPFFAVAMVFVVPGIASFIMANLLFRRRITGVYVSLITQAVALAFATLLTSQQGVTGGFNGLTNFSTLFGFNYGTPEMQKVLYWITLGFVVLTFVVGVVLERTYFGKTLLAIRDGENRSRYLGYDPVPYKVFAFTLAGILAGVAGALFTLHVGVISPAMVGVVPSIEMVVWAAIGGRESLMGAIIGTVFINFAKDRISTALPDAWLYIMGVLFMLVVLFPPQSWKLPKIFRAAAKKPALKEVHGD
- a CDS encoding class I SAM-dependent methyltransferase, whose translation is MDYTGIADLYQQQYAGYYDDIHFYGRLADRIAGRVLELGAGSGRVTIPLARRGHQVTALELSSGMLEYARAYSQQEGVDVNWVQGDMRDFDFPATYDLIVAPFNALMHLYTSQDQRRALEAISKHLSPEGTFVFDVYVPRFGLEGVLRHEGETFITPEFRRDVFVMQRIDRLKQLATTQYFVDTTFADGQLKREHHTLTQRYFTRYELEWMLSSVGLQAQFWGSFSGDPLSAESHVMVVQATRT
- the urtB gene encoding urea ABC transporter permease subunit UrtB; this encodes MGDTALFLGQLFNGVSVGSILLIAALGLALSFGLMRVINMAHGEFIMIGGYLAFLAHQILPSGASIWLALPLAFVGTFILGALLETTLIRRLYGRPLDTLLATWGLSLILQQAARQIFGPTGVEVTAPEWLSGAINFSGALSGLTIPHVRIFVIVLALVVLGGLILLINKTKLGMLVRAVNQNREVASTLGVNTRLIDMTVFAIGAGLAGLGGAALALISPVTPTVGQSYIVDAFLVVILGGLGSLAGTTIASFVVGLFSASLQTFTSVSFAKVLLLVAVVAFLQWKPKGIVVMKSRALEEA
- the urtA gene encoding urea ABC transporter substrate-binding protein — its product is MGLLAGAQAQEVKVGVLHSLTGTMAISEITVKNSTMLAIEEINKKGGVMGKKVAAVIEDGASEPATFAQKAQKLIEQDKVSTVFGGWTSASRKAMLPVFERLDNLLWYPVQFEGNECSPNIMYSGAQPNQQILPAFEWAVEKGYKKYFLVGSDYVFPRTANLIVKKHIENEKLTVTGEEYVPLGGTDFSSVINKIKAGGPAIIFNTINGDSNVAFFKQMAAAGLTAKDYPVMSFSIAEQEAKAIGPKLLEGSYAAWNYFMSLPNASNKAFIKAYQAKYGKGELITDPMIHGYVDVYIWKAAVEKAKSFEPDKVRKAAVTLKEINTPMGKVKFDANQSLYQTAYVGQLTAEGQFKILWDSKKNIKPEPYDALAFPGKTCKP
- a CDS encoding 16S rRNA (uracil(1498)-N(3))-methyltransferase, yielding MKVHEKRFKVEVLSDTIELDGPEVQHMRVLRLKPGDEVHLFDGSGWEAKARVEHLDNFTATLTVMEKFQNDLELPTSTTLALALLKGDKLADVVRACTELGISRFQLIKTQYADVPDLGDNKLVRLRRIAEEASKQSRRAVVPEVLSPISIKQLPSVQQGFVAHPGTTDTLLGHLKWEHEVWFATGPEGGFSGPEIELLKQKNFLPITLGKRILRAETAPVALLGAIASSGV